The Benincasa hispida cultivar B227 unplaced genomic scaffold, ASM972705v1 Contig1042, whole genome shotgun sequence genome segment TGGAATTGTCCGCAATTCTCTCTGCCAATCGCTTCGACAAGTCGAATCCTTGTTGTTTTGCTATGAACCCCAACACTTCTACGATCTATTTTCATTATTTAGtgtaacaatttttatttttttttgttaaaatcgTTTCATGTTCCTAAATACCACTTTTATTTAACTtggtttaatattgttttttctttttcagaaaTTTAGTTTAATATACATGTTGTTACTAATCAAATTTGACTTTGATATTATTAGAATTTTAAACGTAAACGATAATGacatttttactatatttgaaaatattttcaacaattttatcatttaaaataattatctttttagtaatttattttatttttttctaaattaaaatgaaatagagaggaaaagatttaaaagaaagaaattgggACCTCTTGTTGTGAAGGAGGGGAGAGGTGAACAAAAGTGCAGAGAGAGCTAAGAAGTAGAAGCTTAGAGGCATCGGAACAACAGAAGAAAATTTTGCTGCAACCTTTGTTCCTTTCAATCGCCCATTTTACATAcattaaagtttcatttgataGCTGATCTGCTTCACATAATACAATCCCTACACatcaattgaaattaataatCTTATAACAATTTTTATGAATCAAACATCACGAgggttattaattatttgagttatgcttaaattgatttttgttttaaatactaTTATACAACTTACGCAAACATGTGTAAATTCAAATTTACAATGATCGATATGCCTTAACTAATTGGAACTATGATGTGTTTAATTACCTCGACAATTGGCATGATTACATGGCAAAGGAGACTGGGATTCTTTCATGAGCTGGACGATGACTTGTTTCTCAAAGCCTTTGGTTTGTGACATATTGACTTCCACGTAATGAGATGATTCTTTCACCTTTACTTCTATGCTTCCCAACATTTCACTCTACCAAGTCATAGAATTactaatcataatttaaataagatttaaatactaCTGTAGTCCCTATACTAATGGTTCTAGTTCGTTTTGAtcattatactttcaaaatgatCATTTTAGTCTCTGTACCTTTAACTTTAGTTCATTTTAGTCTctgtactttcaaaatgttcactttggtccttgtactttaaaaaattgaccattttggttatttcattttcatttttaagagatcaaaattgttattttttcaaaattcaatgatcaaaatgaaccaaagttaaaaataaaaagactaaaataaacattttgaaagtattgAAACTAAAATGAGCCAAAGTCAAAAGTACAAGggccaaaatagtatttaaacctaaaatACATCCCCCGACCttagtaaattaattaatttatttttatgacaaattaaattaaatgaaatgaaaGGTAAAAAACATGAAATGAAAGTAGGTTGTTTCTCTATATGTGT includes the following:
- the LOC120068803 gene encoding replication factor C subunit 3-like, with translation MELKEMVKEKGSGRYYIFEGAPGVGKRTMIQAMLRQAFRHQPIMEIKEVVKVFDFKSEMLGSIEVKVKESSHYVEVNMSQTKGFEKQVIVQLMKESQSPLPCNHANCRGIVLCEADQLSNETLMYVKWAIERNKGCSKIFFCCSDASKLLLLSSLCTFVHLSPPSQQEIVEVLGFIAKQQGFDLSKRLAERIADNSKNNLRQAIRSLEASWKKSQLFEEDENKLLTGWEDDIADVAKKIVEEQSPKQ